In Candidatus Reconcilbacillus cellulovorans, a single genomic region encodes these proteins:
- a CDS encoding acid phosphatase, whose translation MILLLFLFGCSSSYPNPVPAASGRVSAPSSGRAADGPTTTDKPEPSSPPDVRVDHLVVVVEENHSYEQIVDTNDAPYLRSLIRRGALFTDAHGVTHPSQPNYLALFSGSTQGVKDDSCRKKPFEAPNLASELIAANLTFAGYSEDLPKVGYTGCAFQGYARKHNPWAQFANVPAEMNRPLSDFPSDFSKLPTVSFVIPNLRNDMHDGSVRRADTWLKEHLDSYVSWAESHRGLLAVVWDEDDFSKENHIPVILVGPMIKPGKYDQKINHYNILRMIEDIFHLPLLGESAKADPIVSIWK comes from the coding sequence ATGATTTTACTCTTGTTCCTGTTCGGTTGCTCCTCCTCCTACCCGAATCCCGTGCCGGCCGCTTCCGGCCGGGTTTCCGCGCCTTCCTCCGGTCGGGCGGCGGACGGGCCGACGACGACGGACAAGCCCGAACCGTCGTCTCCGCCAGACGTTCGGGTGGACCACCTCGTGGTCGTGGTGGAAGAAAATCATTCCTACGAACAAATCGTCGACACGAACGACGCGCCTTATCTCCGGTCCTTGATCCGACGGGGAGCATTGTTCACGGACGCTCACGGCGTAACGCATCCGAGCCAACCGAACTACCTCGCCCTGTTTTCCGGCTCCACCCAGGGCGTGAAAGACGATTCGTGCCGCAAAAAACCGTTCGAGGCTCCCAACCTGGCCAGCGAACTGATTGCGGCGAATCTGACGTTTGCCGGGTATTCGGAAGATTTGCCGAAGGTGGGTTATACCGGATGCGCATTTCAAGGATACGCGCGGAAGCACAATCCATGGGCGCAGTTTGCGAACGTCCCCGCCGAAATGAACAGGCCGCTGTCGGACTTCCCGTCCGATTTCTCGAAACTGCCGACGGTGTCGTTCGTCATTCCGAATCTTCGGAACGACATGCACGACGGATCCGTCCGCCGGGCCGACACATGGCTGAAAGAACATCTGGACAGCTACGTCTCCTGGGCGGAAAGCCACCGGGGGCTTTTGGCCGTCGTGTGGGACGAGGACGACTTCTCCAAGGAAAATCATATCCCGGTCATTCTGGTAGGTCCTATGATCAAACCCGGAAAATATGATCAGAAGATTAATCATTATAATATCTTACGCATGATTGAGGATATTTTCCATCTCCCCCTTTTAGGTGAAAGCGCAAAGGCAGATCCCATTGTTTCTATCTGGAAGTAA
- a CDS encoding epimerase, with amino-acid sequence MATRVLVTGGAGFIGSHVVDSLLGDSGKRYEVLVVDNFDPFYDRAVKEKNIAGHRRSDRWAFVEADVRDAARLDRIFAEWRPELVVHLAAKAGVRPSVRNPREYVDVNVVGTMNVLDASVRHGVRKFVFASSSSVYGLNNKVPFSEEDPILRPASPYGATKIAGEALCRSYSRCYGLPAVVLRFFTVYGPRQRPDLAIHKFARHMLNGEPIPVYGDGSTSRDYTYIDDIIAGVRAAMDYEPDGCEIFNLGGDRPVRLIDMIRMLERILGRKAVIDRQPPQVGDVPATWADLGRARRLLGYEPKTPLEEGLRRFVEWLGGSESGNAGVRRETGGSSGWTGE; translated from the coding sequence ATGGCGACGCGGGTTCTCGTGACCGGCGGCGCGGGGTTCATCGGCAGTCACGTCGTCGATTCGCTGCTCGGCGATTCCGGAAAACGCTACGAGGTGCTCGTCGTCGACAATTTCGACCCGTTTTACGACCGGGCCGTCAAGGAAAAAAATATCGCCGGGCATCGGAGATCGGACCGCTGGGCATTCGTCGAGGCCGACGTCCGCGACGCCGCACGGCTCGATCGGATTTTCGCCGAATGGAGGCCCGAGCTCGTCGTCCATCTGGCGGCGAAAGCCGGCGTGCGGCCGTCCGTGCGGAATCCGCGGGAATACGTCGACGTCAACGTCGTCGGCACGATGAACGTGTTGGATGCATCCGTCCGACACGGCGTCCGGAAATTCGTGTTCGCGTCGTCCAGCTCGGTTTACGGTCTGAACAACAAGGTGCCGTTTTCCGAGGAGGATCCTATCCTGCGTCCTGCATCGCCGTACGGCGCGACGAAAATCGCCGGTGAAGCGCTTTGCCGCAGTTACAGCCGCTGTTACGGCCTGCCCGCGGTCGTCTTGCGGTTTTTCACGGTCTACGGCCCGCGGCAGCGGCCGGATTTGGCGATCCACAAGTTCGCGCGGCACATGCTGAACGGCGAGCCGATCCCGGTTTACGGCGACGGCTCGACGAGCCGCGATTATACCTATATTGATGATATTATTGCCGGCGTCCGGGCGGCCATGGACTATGAGCCGGACGGCTGCGAGATTTTTAATCTGGGCGGCGACCGGCCGGTCCGGTTGATCGACATGATCCGCATGTTGGAGCGGATTTTGGGGCGCAAGGCCGTGATCGACCGGCAGCCGCCGCAGGTCGGCGACGTGCCGGCGACGTGGGCGGACCTCGGCCGGGCGCGCCGTCTTCTCGGGTACGAGCCGAAAACGCCGCTGGAAGAGGGTTTGCGCCGGTTCGTCGAATGGCTCGGCGGGAGTGAATCCGGAAACGCCGGTGTGCGTCGGGAGACGGGCGGTTCGTCGGGTTGGACGGGCGAATGA
- a CDS encoding TIGR00266 family protein — translation MRAHEIDYAISGHEMQYVEIVLDPGESVVAEAGSLMMMDDGIEMETIFGDGSDEHKGLVGKLLGAGKRILTGESLFMTVFTNRSHDRRSVAFASPYPGKIIPLDLAQLGGKVICQKDSFLCAAKGVSVGIEFQRRLGVGFFGGEGFIMQRLEGDGLAFVHTGGTVCERELAPGERIRVDTGCLVAMTRDVDYDIEFVKGIKTALFGGEGLFFASLRGPGRVWIQSLPFSRMADRIVSASGFFGRKEEGSVLGGLGRLLDGD, via the coding sequence ATGCGGGCGCATGAAATCGACTATGCGATTTCCGGCCATGAGATGCAGTACGTCGAGATCGTCCTCGATCCCGGCGAAAGCGTCGTCGCGGAAGCCGGCAGCCTGATGATGATGGACGACGGCATCGAGATGGAGACGATTTTCGGCGACGGCAGCGACGAGCACAAAGGGCTGGTGGGCAAACTGCTCGGCGCAGGCAAACGGATTTTGACCGGCGAAAGCCTGTTCATGACGGTGTTTACGAACCGTTCGCACGACCGGCGGTCCGTGGCGTTCGCCTCGCCGTATCCCGGCAAAATCATTCCGCTCGATCTTGCGCAGCTCGGCGGCAAGGTGATCTGCCAGAAAGACTCGTTTCTGTGCGCGGCCAAGGGCGTGTCGGTCGGCATCGAGTTCCAGCGGCGGCTCGGCGTCGGCTTTTTCGGCGGGGAAGGATTCATCATGCAGAGGCTTGAAGGCGACGGCCTCGCCTTCGTCCACACCGGCGGCACGGTGTGCGAGCGCGAACTTGCGCCGGGCGAACGCATTCGCGTCGATACGGGGTGCCTCGTCGCGATGACGCGGGACGTCGATTACGATATCGAGTTCGTCAAAGGCATCAAGACGGCGCTGTTCGGCGGCGAGGGGTTGTTTTTCGCGTCGCTTCGCGGTCCCGGTAGGGTGTGGATTCAGTCGCTGCCGTTCAGCCGGATGGCCGACCGCATCGTCTCCGCCAGCGGCTTTTTCGGCCGTAAGGAGGAAGGCAGCGTCCTCGGCGGTCTCGGCCGGCTGCTCGACGGAGACTAA
- a CDS encoding oxidoreductase, which yields METVRVGIIGLGNMGRQHAEYLGMGEIRGARLTSVCDVVPSGLRWATERFGDRVETFDSPEAFFGSGLIDAVLIATPHFDHPKLAIEAFRHGLHVLLEKPAGVDARSVRRMNEAAASSGRVFAMMYHMRLNPLFRKLRDLIRTGELGDIRRMNWIATDMYRTQNYYDTGAWRATWGGEGGGVLLNQCAHNIDLWQWTTGLLPKRVRAFCSFGKRRDIEAEDEATVYAEYENGATAVFVACSTEAPGTNRFEVVGDRGKIVIEDGRLTFWRLRMPESKFNRTFKGAFGRPECWLCDVPLPPENAHYRNVTQNWIDAILRGTPLVAPGEEGLRSVEMINAMYLSAWTDEWVELPVDEDRFLSELEKRIATSRFRRGDSVGRDLAHLPAEE from the coding sequence ATGGAAACGGTTCGTGTGGGGATTATCGGGCTCGGCAATATGGGCCGGCAACATGCCGAATATTTGGGAATGGGGGAGATCAGAGGAGCAAGACTGACGTCGGTGTGCGACGTCGTGCCGTCCGGCCTGCGGTGGGCAACGGAGCGGTTCGGCGATCGCGTCGAGACGTTCGACAGTCCGGAAGCGTTTTTCGGATCGGGATTGATCGACGCCGTGTTGATCGCGACGCCGCATTTCGACCATCCGAAGTTGGCGATCGAGGCGTTCCGTCACGGCTTGCACGTGCTGCTTGAAAAGCCGGCCGGCGTCGACGCGCGGTCGGTGCGTCGGATGAATGAAGCCGCGGCGTCGAGCGGGCGCGTGTTCGCGATGATGTATCACATGCGGCTTAATCCGCTGTTTCGGAAGCTGCGCGACTTGATCCGAACGGGCGAGCTCGGCGACATCCGGAGGATGAACTGGATCGCGACCGATATGTACCGGACGCAAAATTATTACGACACCGGCGCCTGGCGCGCGACGTGGGGCGGCGAAGGCGGCGGCGTGCTGCTCAACCAGTGCGCGCACAACATCGATCTGTGGCAGTGGACGACCGGGCTGTTGCCGAAGCGCGTGCGCGCGTTCTGCTCGTTCGGCAAGCGGCGCGACATCGAGGCGGAAGACGAGGCGACCGTTTACGCGGAATACGAAAACGGCGCGACGGCGGTGTTCGTCGCCTGTTCCACGGAAGCGCCGGGTACGAACCGGTTCGAGGTCGTCGGCGACCGCGGCAAAATCGTGATCGAGGACGGCAGGTTGACGTTCTGGCGGCTGCGCATGCCGGAGTCGAAGTTCAATCGGACGTTCAAAGGCGCGTTCGGCCGGCCGGAATGCTGGTTGTGCGACGTGCCGCTTCCGCCGGAAAACGCGCATTACCGCAACGTGACGCAAAACTGGATCGACGCGATTTTGCGCGGGACGCCGCTCGTCGCCCCGGGTGAGGAAGGTTTGCGCAGCGTCGAGATGATCAACGCGATGTATTTGTCGGCGTGGACGGACGAATGGGTCGAGCTGCCGGTCGACGAGGACCGGTTTTTGAGCGAGTTGGAAAAACGGATCGCGACGTCGCGCTTCCGCCGGGGAGATTCGGTCGGGCGCGATTTGGCGCATCTTCCGGCGGAGGAGTGA
- a CDS encoding AraC family transcriptional regulator, giving the protein MAETIESYENVVPEVVYFVDRRCFPDWEIAEQRIDFHDLTFVVGGMSDYYVDGEKHTLQAGDVIYIPPGCVRRARTYRDRPMRSYAFNFVVLHPANNVRLPLPTVGKGRATPELLRQVRDFLQVWVGRRPGYRMQARGLFHLLLYRLLSEADPAARLPPDDWRIARVMQYVLDHYAEPVDLKTLADMVGLHPVCLSALFRQKTRMTLTHYVASVRVGHAEMMLSTGEFRVREVAERCGFQDVSYFCKTFKAIKGYPPSQAVARAKANFHESL; this is encoded by the coding sequence ATGGCAGAAACGATTGAATCGTATGAAAACGTCGTGCCGGAAGTCGTCTATTTCGTCGACCGCCGATGTTTTCCCGACTGGGAGATCGCCGAGCAACGGATCGATTTTCACGACCTGACGTTCGTCGTCGGCGGCATGTCGGATTATTACGTCGACGGCGAAAAACATACGCTGCAGGCGGGCGACGTCATTTACATCCCGCCGGGCTGCGTGCGGCGCGCCCGCACGTACCGCGACCGCCCGATGCGTTCCTACGCGTTCAATTTCGTCGTTTTGCATCCCGCCAACAACGTCCGGCTGCCGCTGCCGACGGTCGGCAAAGGACGGGCGACGCCGGAGCTTTTGCGCCAGGTCCGCGATTTTCTGCAGGTATGGGTCGGCCGCCGTCCCGGTTACCGGATGCAGGCCAGGGGGCTGTTTCATCTGCTGCTTTACCGGCTGCTGTCGGAGGCGGACCCTGCCGCGCGTCTTCCGCCGGACGACTGGCGGATCGCCCGCGTCATGCAGTATGTGCTCGACCATTACGCCGAACCTGTCGATCTGAAAACGCTGGCGGATATGGTCGGCCTGCATCCCGTGTGCCTGAGCGCGCTGTTCCGGCAAAAAACGCGCATGACGCTCACGCACTACGTCGCCAGCGTCCGCGTCGGCCATGCGGAGATGATGCTTTCGACCGGCGAGTTTCGGGTGCGCGAGGTTGCGGAACGGTGCGGGTTCCAGGACGTCAGTTACTTTTGTAAAACATTTAAGGCGATCAAGGGTTACCCGCCGTCGCAGGCCGTCGCCCGGGCGAAGGCGAACTTTCACGAGTCATTGTAA
- a CDS encoding alpha-glucuronidase, translated as MTVTADPCWLRYEKLEPERAETVARLFGRIVVADRSPFAEIAAEELAEALTSMTGVRPKRARMPGADGGLVVGTIGGSGWIDGVVGPCDARAICGDGFVIRTAEREGGRYTVIAAASGRGLIYGAFHLLRLIGTGALPAVFNIAESPRMPFRLLNHWDNLDGSVERGYAGRSLWFDRGRIVRNTARIETYARLIASVGINGVVLNNVNVGEREARLITEEYLPGVARLADVFRRYGVRIFLSVDFSAPVSVGGLSTADPLDDRVRAWWRQTADGIYRRIPDFGGFLVKADSEFRPGPFTYGRDHADGANMLADALAPHGGLVVWRAFVYNCRQDWRDRTTDRARAAYDHFRPLDGRFRDNVVLQIKNGPMDFQVREPVSPLFGAMPTTNQMLELQITQEYTGQQRHLCFLVPQWKEVLDFDTYARGPGSTVARVVDGSLFGRCACGIAGVANVGDAPNWTGHDLAQANLYGFGRLAWNPDLQARSIAEEWTLLTFGRDPFVRDVVVRMLLDSWRIYENYTTPFGLGWMVNPGHHYGPNPEGYEYSPWGTYHRADREAIGIDRSVRTGTGFAGQYFPPNAERFESPETCPEELLLFFHRLPYTYRLRSGKTLVQHMYDAHFEGAEQAAGLVEAWSSLRGRIDEQRFVRVLERLKEQAEHAKEWRDVINSYFWRRSGIPDEQGRPLY; from the coding sequence ATGACCGTGACCGCGGACCCTTGCTGGCTCCGATACGAAAAACTCGAACCGGAACGCGCGGAGACGGTCGCGCGGCTGTTCGGGCGCATCGTCGTCGCCGACCGCTCGCCTTTTGCCGAGATAGCCGCGGAAGAACTGGCGGAAGCGCTGACGTCGATGACCGGTGTCCGGCCGAAGCGCGCGCGGATGCCGGGCGCCGACGGCGGCCTCGTCGTCGGAACGATCGGCGGCTCCGGCTGGATCGACGGCGTCGTCGGGCCGTGCGACGCGCGGGCGATTTGCGGCGATGGATTCGTCATCCGGACCGCCGAACGCGAAGGCGGCCGATATACGGTGATCGCCGCGGCTTCCGGACGCGGGCTGATTTACGGCGCTTTCCACTTGCTCCGTCTGATCGGCACCGGCGCCTTGCCCGCGGTTTTCAACATTGCCGAGTCGCCGCGCATGCCGTTTCGGCTGCTCAACCATTGGGACAATCTCGACGGCTCGGTCGAACGCGGCTACGCGGGGCGGTCGCTCTGGTTCGACCGCGGCCGAATCGTGAGGAATACCGCCCGAATCGAGACTTACGCACGGCTGATCGCCTCCGTCGGCATAAACGGCGTCGTGCTTAACAACGTCAACGTCGGCGAACGGGAAGCGCGGCTCATCACCGAGGAATACTTGCCCGGCGTGGCGCGGCTTGCCGACGTGTTCCGCCGTTACGGCGTCCGCATCTTTTTGAGCGTCGACTTCTCCGCTCCCGTCAGCGTCGGCGGGCTGTCCACCGCCGATCCGCTCGACGACCGCGTCCGCGCGTGGTGGCGACAAACGGCCGACGGCATTTACCGGCGCATTCCCGATTTCGGCGGGTTTCTCGTCAAGGCCGATTCCGAATTCCGCCCGGGGCCCTTCACTTACGGCCGCGACCACGCCGACGGCGCGAACATGCTGGCCGACGCGCTCGCCCCTCACGGAGGGCTCGTCGTCTGGCGCGCGTTCGTCTACAACTGCCGGCAGGACTGGCGCGACCGGACGACGGATCGCGCGCGGGCGGCATACGATCATTTCCGGCCGCTCGACGGCCGGTTCCGCGACAACGTCGTCCTGCAGATCAAAAACGGCCCGATGGACTTCCAGGTGCGCGAGCCGGTGTCGCCGCTGTTCGGCGCGATGCCGACGACGAATCAGATGTTGGAGCTGCAGATCACCCAGGAGTACACCGGCCAACAGCGTCATCTCTGTTTCCTCGTGCCGCAATGGAAAGAGGTGTTGGACTTCGACACATACGCGCGCGGCCCCGGTTCGACGGTCGCCCGCGTCGTCGACGGTTCGCTGTTCGGCAGATGCGCCTGCGGCATCGCCGGCGTCGCCAACGTCGGCGATGCGCCGAACTGGACGGGCCACGACCTGGCGCAGGCGAATCTGTACGGGTTCGGTCGGCTGGCGTGGAATCCGGATTTGCAAGCGCGCTCGATCGCTGAGGAATGGACGCTGTTGACGTTCGGCCGCGATCCGTTCGTGCGCGACGTCGTCGTCCGGATGTTGCTCGACTCATGGCGCATTTACGAAAATTACACGACCCCGTTCGGCCTCGGCTGGATGGTCAACCCCGGCCACCATTATGGACCGAATCCCGAAGGATACGAATATTCCCCGTGGGGAACGTACCACCGCGCCGACCGGGAAGCGATCGGCATCGACCGCAGCGTGCGGACGGGAACCGGGTTTGCCGGCCAATATTTTCCGCCGAATGCCGAACGGTTCGAATCCCCGGAGACGTGTCCGGAAGAATTGCTGTTGTTTTTCCATCGTCTTCCTTACACGTACCGGCTGCGTTCCGGAAAAACGCTCGTCCAGCATATGTACGACGCGCATTTCGAAGGCGCGGAACAGGCCGCCGGACTGGTCGAGGCGTGGTCGAGCCTGCGCGGCCGAATCGACGAACAGCGTTTCGTCCGCGTGCTCGAACGGCTGAAGGAACAGGCGGAACATGCAAAAGAGTGGCGGGACGTGATCAACTCCTACTTTTGGAGAAGAAGCGGAATTCCCGACGAGCAAGGACGCCCTCTCTATTGA